The Acidobacteriota bacterium genome includes a region encoding these proteins:
- a CDS encoding amidohydrolase family protein, protein MTTVKFRILIPALLLALAAGPSPAPAAGDVLAVKAERIYSAVGEPVDNGVILIENGKIKAVGKDLDIPAGARLLRAKVVIPGLIDIHTHLGVYSLPRVDENSDGNEMTNPVTPQVRALDSFNFDDPAIAVGRAAGVTTIVSRPGSANVIGGTSVAVKLKNASPDKMVLVEDCDLKMALEGNPIGVYGAKKQMPVTMMGVYHLARKAFLEAQDYQKSWETHEKDKAAGKNPVPPKRDLGKDNLVKALRREIPVHIHCATASEVVTSIRLADEFNLRLSLGHCYWAYLIVDDLRDRRDVHFNVGPPMFFTYFDNHVELRNGPAILAEAGLKVSLQTDALGGGQQNLRHLAALCVRYGMTEDDALKAITIREAEAVGLEDRIGSIEPGKDADLVFLDGEPFEFLTGVEKVLIDGRVEFERPEEEPAPLRIEAGSATGALEIPDAVGAGSAYAIKAGTLLTMAGAPVANGVVLVKDGKIEKAGAGLAVPEGYAVIDAGGFTVMPGLISPRSSLGITTNWRNQSSLNESSSPITPEMDVRHAVEPQAPLFAYARQLGITSVLVTPGNLNVIGGRGATLKTAGDVVDRMIIKDQAAMVFGFGVSAKRKEQSPMTRMGLAALLRDNLVKAREYGAARERYEKDKKGTEPARDLAMEALLPVLRGDMPVVVHAEREDDIRTALRIADEFDLRIILDGATDAYKLAGELARRGIPVILADPFRGAGNIEDRGFDPAAAAVLAEAGVRLAFRAAEGSRWTPAAGEAGGDLLEIAAFAVKNGLDEEAALRAVTVDAAAIAGISGRTGSLEAGKDADILILRGHPFRTKSVPEAVFIDGKLVHRRAERERGHVAGSK, encoded by the coding sequence GTGACAACCGTCAAGTTCAGAATTTTGATCCCGGCATTGCTTCTGGCGCTGGCTGCCGGGCCAAGCCCGGCCCCCGCGGCCGGCGATGTCCTGGCCGTCAAGGCCGAGCGGATTTACTCGGCCGTGGGAGAACCTGTCGATAACGGCGTCATCCTCATCGAAAACGGAAAAATCAAGGCCGTCGGCAAAGACCTGGACATCCCCGCCGGAGCGCGCCTTCTCCGGGCCAAAGTCGTCATCCCCGGCCTCATCGACATCCACACTCATCTCGGCGTCTACAGCCTCCCGAGGGTCGATGAAAACTCCGACGGCAACGAAATGACCAACCCCGTGACCCCCCAGGTCCGGGCCCTGGATTCCTTCAACTTCGACGATCCCGCGATCGCCGTCGGCCGGGCGGCCGGCGTCACGACCATCGTTTCACGGCCGGGCAGCGCCAACGTCATCGGCGGGACGAGTGTCGCGGTCAAGCTCAAAAACGCCTCCCCGGACAAAATGGTTCTCGTCGAAGACTGCGACCTCAAGATGGCCCTTGAGGGCAACCCCATCGGCGTCTACGGCGCGAAAAAACAGATGCCGGTCACGATGATGGGGGTTTATCACCTGGCCCGCAAAGCCTTCCTCGAGGCCCAAGATTATCAGAAAAGCTGGGAAACCCATGAAAAGGACAAGGCGGCGGGTAAGAATCCGGTTCCGCCCAAGCGCGACCTCGGAAAAGACAACCTCGTCAAGGCGCTGCGCCGGGAGATCCCGGTCCACATCCACTGCGCCACGGCCTCCGAGGTTGTGACCTCCATCCGGCTGGCCGACGAGTTCAATCTGCGGCTGAGTCTCGGCCACTGCTACTGGGCCTACCTGATCGTGGACGATCTCCGGGACCGCCGGGACGTCCATTTCAATGTCGGGCCGCCGATGTTCTTCACCTACTTCGACAACCACGTCGAGCTCCGGAACGGACCGGCCATTCTGGCCGAGGCCGGGCTCAAGGTTTCGCTCCAGACCGACGCTCTCGGCGGCGGCCAGCAGAACCTCCGCCACCTGGCCGCGCTCTGCGTCCGCTACGGGATGACGGAGGACGACGCCCTCAAGGCAATCACCATCCGGGAGGCCGAAGCCGTCGGGCTCGAGGACCGGATCGGAAGCATCGAACCCGGCAAGGACGCCGATCTCGTTTTTCTCGACGGCGAACCCTTCGAGTTTCTGACGGGAGTCGAGAAGGTCCTCATCGACGGCCGCGTCGAGTTCGAAAGACCGGAGGAAGAGCCGGCGCCTCTCCGGATCGAGGCCGGATCGGCGACGGGCGCGCTGGAAATTCCGGATGCCGTCGGCGCGGGGAGCGCTTACGCGATCAAGGCCGGCACCCTGCTGACCATGGCCGGCGCGCCGGTTGCGAACGGCGTCGTCCTGGTCAAGGACGGCAAGATCGAGAAGGCCGGCGCCGGACTCGCCGTTCCCGAAGGATACGCCGTCATCGACGCCGGCGGGTTCACCGTCATGCCCGGACTCATCTCGCCCCGCTCGTCGCTCGGCATCACGACGAACTGGCGGAACCAGAGCTCCCTCAACGAAAGCTCGAGCCCCATAACCCCCGAGATGGACGTTCGTCACGCCGTCGAGCCCCAGGCGCCTCTCTTTGCCTATGCACGCCAATTGGGCATCACCTCGGTCCTGGTGACTCCGGGAAATCTCAATGTCATCGGCGGGCGTGGCGCGACCCTCAAAACCGCCGGCGATGTCGTCGACCGGATGATCATCAAGGATCAGGCGGCCATGGTTTTCGGTTTTGGCGTCTCGGCCAAGCGAAAGGAGCAGTCTCCCATGACCCGGATGGGCTTGGCCGCCCTACTCCGGGACAACCTGGTCAAGGCCCGCGAATACGGCGCCGCCCGGGAGAGGTATGAGAAAGACAAGAAGGGGACGGAGCCCGCGCGCGATCTGGCCATGGAGGCTCTTTTGCCCGTTCTTCGCGGCGACATGCCGGTCGTCGTCCACGCCGAGCGCGAAGACGACATCCGGACGGCCCTGCGCATCGCCGACGAGTTCGATCTCCGGATCATCCTCGACGGGGCGACGGACGCCTACAAGCTGGCCGGGGAACTGGCCCGGCGCGGCATCCCGGTCATTCTGGCCGATCCGTTCCGGGGCGCCGGAAACATCGAAGACCGCGGCTTCGACCCGGCCGCGGCGGCCGTTCTGGCCGAGGCCGGTGTGCGTCTGGCCTTCCGGGCCGCGGAGGGATCGCGCTGGACTCCGGCGGCCGGCGAGGCGGGAGGCGATCTCCTCGAGATCGCGGCCTTCGCCGTGAAAAACGGACTGGACGAAGAGGCCGCTCTCAGAGCCGTGACCGTCGATGCCGCCGCGATCGCCGGGATCTCCGGCCGGACGGGAAGCCTCGAGGCCGGAAAGGATGCCGACATCCTCATTCTCCGGGGCCATCCGTTCCGGACGAAATCCGTGCCCGAAGCCGTCTTCATCGACGGGAAACTCGTCCATCGCCGGGCGGAAAGGGAGAGAGGCCATGTCGCGGGTTCAAAGTAA
- a CDS encoding class I SAM-dependent methyltransferase yields the protein MELKKGLRGFMLADHRIYGLFKRIILTRSSEQYRVDQFIRPHRGARILDIGCGTADILDFLPEVEYAGFDPNPRYIAAARRRHGRRAEFVVASIEDYRLQDPESYDIVLADGVLHHLDTPTAGLLIQTAKTALKPHGMFVSFDPVILARQHPVAGYLISRDRGRNVRTQEGYVNLIRTHFPVWELFISHDALRVPYDHCVINAWKTPPEHPIRPFSGLEKERGSEAK from the coding sequence ATGGAATTGAAAAAAGGACTCCGTGGATTCATGCTGGCCGACCATAGGATCTATGGTTTGTTCAAGAGAATCATCCTGACGCGGAGTTCCGAGCAATACCGTGTGGACCAGTTCATCCGCCCCCATCGCGGCGCCAGAATTCTTGATATCGGTTGCGGGACCGCAGATATCCTGGATTTCCTTCCGGAAGTCGAATATGCCGGATTCGACCCCAATCCGCGGTATATCGCAGCCGCACGAAGGCGGCACGGCCGCCGGGCGGAGTTCGTCGTCGCTTCGATCGAAGACTATCGTCTTCAGGACCCGGAAAGCTACGATATTGTATTGGCCGACGGTGTCCTGCACCACCTCGACACGCCGACGGCCGGGCTTCTGATTCAAACGGCGAAGACGGCGTTGAAACCTCACGGGATGTTCGTTTCTTTCGACCCGGTCATCCTGGCCCGGCAGCACCCCGTGGCCGGATATCTGATATCCAGGGACAGGGGGCGCAACGTCCGAACCCAGGAAGGATACGTCAACCTGATCCGGACTCATTTTCCCGTTTGGGAGCTTTTTATCAGTCACGACGCCCTCAGAGTTCCTTACGATCACTGTGTGATCAACGCCTGGAAAACCCCCCCGGAACATCCGATCCGACCCTTCAGTGGACTTGAAAAGGAAAGGGGGTCTGAGGCAAAATGA
- a CDS encoding glycosyltransferase family 2 protein produces the protein MKHGSFMNKPNLSVVVPVFGAEACLPSLHKRLKVVLEPLSKDFEIILVEDGGPDASWTAIEEICRKDPKVKGVKLSRNFGQHAAITAGLERAAGDRIVIMDCDLQDRPEAIPLLYAKALEGFDVVQARRTIRNDRIHRRLASRVFYALFGYLTETRQDASIANFGIYSQKAIRAVLSMRETLRYFPAMIRWVGFRSAVVDVEHGTSSNRRSSYTVGKLIRLALGVVISFSEKPLRLVVKLGFSISLLSFVWALALAVRAAVIRQSVAGWSSVIVSIWFLSGLIIFVLGVVGIYVGKVFEQVKHRPLYIVETSLNAGGDENPS, from the coding sequence ATGAAGCACGGATCGTTCATGAACAAGCCGAATCTTTCCGTTGTCGTCCCCGTTTTCGGGGCTGAAGCCTGCCTGCCTTCTCTCCACAAACGATTGAAGGTCGTTCTCGAGCCCTTGTCGAAGGACTTTGAAATCATCCTTGTCGAGGACGGAGGTCCGGACGCCTCCTGGACGGCCATCGAAGAGATCTGCCGGAAGGATCCGAAAGTGAAGGGCGTCAAGCTCAGCCGGAATTTCGGCCAGCACGCGGCCATCACGGCCGGCCTCGAACGGGCCGCGGGCGATCGGATCGTCATCATGGACTGCGATCTTCAGGACCGCCCTGAGGCCATTCCTCTTCTTTACGCCAAAGCCCTCGAAGGTTTCGATGTCGTCCAGGCCCGGCGGACGATCCGCAACGACCGCATCCATCGGAGACTGGCTTCCCGGGTCTTCTATGCCCTTTTCGGCTATCTGACCGAAACGCGCCAGGACGCCTCGATCGCCAACTTCGGGATTTACTCCCAAAAAGCGATCCGTGCCGTGCTCTCGATGCGGGAAACCCTGCGCTATTTTCCGGCCATGATCCGCTGGGTGGGGTTCCGATCGGCCGTTGTCGATGTCGAGCACGGAACGAGCAGCAACCGCCGGTCCTCCTACACGGTGGGCAAACTCATCCGCCTGGCCTTGGGCGTCGTCATTTCCTTTTCGGAAAAGCCGCTCCGCCTGGTCGTCAAGCTGGGATTCTCGATTTCGCTCCTGTCCTTTGTCTGGGCCCTGGCCCTGGCCGTGCGAGCGGCCGTCATCCGGCAGAGCGTCGCCGGATGGTCGAGCGTCATCGTCTCCATCTGGTTTCTCTCGGGACTTATCATCTTCGTGCTGGGCGTCGTCGGCATTTATGTCGGAAAAGTCTTCGAGCAGGTCAAACATCGCCCTCTCTACATCGTGGAGACATCTCTGAACGCCGGCGGAGACGAAAACCCCTCATGA